In Manis pentadactyla isolate mManPen7 chromosome 11, mManPen7.hap1, whole genome shotgun sequence, one DNA window encodes the following:
- the KATNBL1 gene encoding KATNB1-like protein 1 isoform X1, which yields MASETHNVKKRNFCNNIEDHSIDLPRKRISNFTNKNMKEVKKSPKQLAADVNRTVGQAVKSPNKLLKVIYRRKKVHHPFPNPCYRKKQSPKSGGCDMANKENELACAGHLPEKLRHDTRTYLVNSSDSGSSQTESPSSKYSGGFFSEVSQDHETMAQVLFSRNLRLNVALTFWRKRSISELVAYLVRIEDLGVVVDCLPVLTNSLQEEKQYISLGCCVDLLPLVKSLLKSKFEEYIIVGLNWLQAVIKRWWSELSSKTEIINDGNIQILKQQLSRLWEQENHLTLVPGYTGNIAKDVDAYLLQLH from the exons ATGGCATCTGAAACTCACAATGTTAAAAAACGGAACTTTTGTAATAATATTGAGGATCATTCCATTGATCTTCCTAGAAAGAGGATCTCTAATTTCACTAATAAGAACATGAAGGAG gttAAGAAATCTCCAAAACAGTTGGCTGCTGACGTAAATAG AACAGTTGGACAAGCTGTGAAAAGCCCTAATAAACTACTTAAGGTGATCTATCGCAGGAAGAAAGTTCATCATCCTTTTCCAAATCCTTGTTACAGAAAAAAACAGTCCCCTAAAAGTGGGGGCTGTGACAtggcaaataaagaaaatgaactggCTTGTGCAGGCCACTTGCCTGAAAAATTACGCCATGATACTCGAACGTACTTGGTTAACTCCAGTGATTCTGGTTCTTCACAGACAGAAAGCCCATCATCAAAATATAGTGGAGGTTTTTTTTCTGAG GTTTCTCAGGACCATGAGACAATGGCACAAGTTTTGTTCAGCAGGAATTTGAGATTGAATGTAGCTTTAACTTTCTGGAGAAAAAGAAGCATAAGTGAACTTGTAGCTTATTTGGTGAG GATAGAAGACCTTGGAGTTGTGGTGGATTGCCTTCCTGTGCTCACCAATAg tttacaggaagaaaaacaatataTCTCACTTGGCTGCTGTGTAGACTTGTTGCCTCTAGTAAAGTCCCTACTTAAAAGCAAATTTGAAGA ATACATAATAGTTGGTTTAAACTGGCTTCAAGCAGTCATAAAAAGGTGGTGGTCAGAACTGTCATCcaaaacagaaattataaatGATGG aaatatTCAGATTCTAAAACAACAATTAAGCAGATTGTGGGAACAGGAAAACCATCTTACTTTGGTTCCAGGATATACTGGCAATATAGCTAAG gatGTAGATGCTTATTTATTGCAGTTGCATTGA
- the KATNBL1 gene encoding KATNB1-like protein 1 isoform X2 gives MASETHNVKKRNFCNNIEDHSIDLPRKRISNFTNKNMKEVKKSPKQLAADVNRTVGQAVKSPNKLLKVIYRRKKVHHPFPNPCYRKKQSPKSGGCDMANKENELACAGHLPEKLRHDTRTYLVNSSDSGSSQTESPSSKYSGGFFSEVSQDHETMAQVLFSRNLRLNVALTFWRKRSISELVAYLVRIEDLGVVVDCLPVLTNRYIIVGLNWLQAVIKRWWSELSSKTEIINDGNIQILKQQLSRLWEQENHLTLVPGYTGNIAKDVDAYLLQLH, from the exons ATGGCATCTGAAACTCACAATGTTAAAAAACGGAACTTTTGTAATAATATTGAGGATCATTCCATTGATCTTCCTAGAAAGAGGATCTCTAATTTCACTAATAAGAACATGAAGGAG gttAAGAAATCTCCAAAACAGTTGGCTGCTGACGTAAATAG AACAGTTGGACAAGCTGTGAAAAGCCCTAATAAACTACTTAAGGTGATCTATCGCAGGAAGAAAGTTCATCATCCTTTTCCAAATCCTTGTTACAGAAAAAAACAGTCCCCTAAAAGTGGGGGCTGTGACAtggcaaataaagaaaatgaactggCTTGTGCAGGCCACTTGCCTGAAAAATTACGCCATGATACTCGAACGTACTTGGTTAACTCCAGTGATTCTGGTTCTTCACAGACAGAAAGCCCATCATCAAAATATAGTGGAGGTTTTTTTTCTGAG GTTTCTCAGGACCATGAGACAATGGCACAAGTTTTGTTCAGCAGGAATTTGAGATTGAATGTAGCTTTAACTTTCTGGAGAAAAAGAAGCATAAGTGAACTTGTAGCTTATTTGGTGAG GATAGAAGACCTTGGAGTTGTGGTGGATTGCCTTCCTGTGCTCACCAATAg ATACATAATAGTTGGTTTAAACTGGCTTCAAGCAGTCATAAAAAGGTGGTGGTCAGAACTGTCATCcaaaacagaaattataaatGATGG aaatatTCAGATTCTAAAACAACAATTAAGCAGATTGTGGGAACAGGAAAACCATCTTACTTTGGTTCCAGGATATACTGGCAATATAGCTAAG gatGTAGATGCTTATTTATTGCAGTTGCATTGA
- the KATNBL1 gene encoding KATNB1-like protein 1 isoform X3, which yields MASETHNVKKRNFCNNIEDHSIDLPRKRISNFTNKNMKEVKKSPKQLAADVNRTVGQAVKSPNKLLKVIYRRKKVHHPFPNPCYRKKQSPKSGGCDMANKENELACAGHLPEKLRHDTRTYLVNSSDSGSSQTESPSSKYSGGFFSEVSQDHETMAQVLFSRNLRLNVALTFWRKRSISELVAYLVRYIIVGLNWLQAVIKRWWSELSSKTEIINDGNIQILKQQLSRLWEQENHLTLVPGYTGNIAKDVDAYLLQLH from the exons ATGGCATCTGAAACTCACAATGTTAAAAAACGGAACTTTTGTAATAATATTGAGGATCATTCCATTGATCTTCCTAGAAAGAGGATCTCTAATTTCACTAATAAGAACATGAAGGAG gttAAGAAATCTCCAAAACAGTTGGCTGCTGACGTAAATAG AACAGTTGGACAAGCTGTGAAAAGCCCTAATAAACTACTTAAGGTGATCTATCGCAGGAAGAAAGTTCATCATCCTTTTCCAAATCCTTGTTACAGAAAAAAACAGTCCCCTAAAAGTGGGGGCTGTGACAtggcaaataaagaaaatgaactggCTTGTGCAGGCCACTTGCCTGAAAAATTACGCCATGATACTCGAACGTACTTGGTTAACTCCAGTGATTCTGGTTCTTCACAGACAGAAAGCCCATCATCAAAATATAGTGGAGGTTTTTTTTCTGAG GTTTCTCAGGACCATGAGACAATGGCACAAGTTTTGTTCAGCAGGAATTTGAGATTGAATGTAGCTTTAACTTTCTGGAGAAAAAGAAGCATAAGTGAACTTGTAGCTTATTTGGTGAG ATACATAATAGTTGGTTTAAACTGGCTTCAAGCAGTCATAAAAAGGTGGTGGTCAGAACTGTCATCcaaaacagaaattataaatGATGG aaatatTCAGATTCTAAAACAACAATTAAGCAGATTGTGGGAACAGGAAAACCATCTTACTTTGGTTCCAGGATATACTGGCAATATAGCTAAG gatGTAGATGCTTATTTATTGCAGTTGCATTGA